The following are from one region of the Vitis riparia cultivar Riparia Gloire de Montpellier isolate 1030 chromosome 9, EGFV_Vit.rip_1.0, whole genome shotgun sequence genome:
- the LOC117921660 gene encoding probable disease resistance protein At5g63020 produces the protein MGNLFSVSISMQDSLPGCKGGTVLRAKYICEFEENIKALKEALEDLKDFRNDVKRKVEMGEGQPMEQLDQVQRWFSRAEAMELEVDQLIRDGTRETQKFCLGGCCSKNCMSSYKLGRKLVKKADDVATLRSTRLFDGLADRLPPPAVDERPSEPTVGFESTIDEVWSCLREEHVQIIGLYGMGGVGKTTLMTQVNNEFLKTIHQFDIVIWVVVSRDPNPEKVQDEIWKKVGFCDDIWKSKSQDEKAISIFRILGKKKFVLFLDDVWERFDLLKVGIPLPNQQNNSKLVFTTRSEEVCGRMGAHRRIKVECLAWKQAWDLFQNMVGEDTLNSHPEIPQLAETIVKECLGLPLALVTTGRTMACKKAPQEWKFAIKMLQSSSSSFPDNDIFKEDLIDCWICEGFLDEFDDRDGARNQGFDIIGSLIRACLLEESREYFVKMHDVIRDMALWIACECGRVKDKFLVQAGAGLTELPEIGKWKGVERMSLMSNHIEKLTQVPTCPNLLTLFLNNNSLEVITDGFFQHMPRLQVLNLSWSRVSELPTEIFRLVSLRYLDLSWTCISHLPNEFKNLVNLKYLNLDYTQQLGIIPRHVVSSMSRLQVLKMFHCGFYGVGEDNVLSDGNEALVNELECLNNLCDLSITIRSASALQRCLCSEKIEGCTQDLFLQFFNGLNSLDISFLENMKRLDTLHISDCTTLADLNINGTDEGQEILTSDNYLDNSKITSLKNFHSLRSVRIERCLMLKDLTWLVFAPNLVNLWIVFCRNIEQVIDSGKWVEAAEGRNMSPFAKLEDLILIDLPKLKSIYRNTLAFPCLKEVRVHCCPKLKKLPLNSNSAKGRGMVIYGEKDWSNELEWEDEAAHNAFLPCFRSW, from the exons ATGGGTAACCTGTTCTCAGTCTCAATCTCGATGCAGGACTCACTTCCAGGGTGCAAGGGTGGTACAGTTTTGCGAGCAAAGTATATTTGtgaatttgaagaaaacatTAAGGCTTTGAAGGAGGCCTTAGAAGATCTAAAGGACTTCAGGAATGATGTGAAGAGAAAGGTTGAAATGGGTGAGGGACAACCAATGGAACAGTTGGATCAGGTGCAGAGGTGGTTCTCAAGGGCAGAAGCTATGGAATTAGAAGTCGATCAGCTGATCAGAGATGGGACTCGTGAAACACAAAAGTTTTGCCTTGGAGGTTGTTGCTCCAAGAATTGTATGTCTAGCTACAAGTTGGGGAGGAAACTGGTGAAAAAGGCCGATGATGTAGCCACTCTAAGGAGCACCAGACTTTTTGATGGGTTGGCTGATAGGTTACCTCCACCTGCAGTGGATGAAAGACCTAGCGAGCCCACTGTGGGCTTCGAATCTACTATTGATGAGGTCTGGAGCTGCTTGAGAGAAGAACATGTGCAAATTATTGGCTTGTATGGGATGGGAGGCGTTGGGAAGACCACCCTCATGACCCAAGTCAACAACGAGTTCCTTAAAACTATTCATCAATTTGACATAGTGATTTGGGTTGTGGTTTCCAGAGACCCAAATCCCGAAAAGGTTCAGGATGAAATTTGGAAGAAGGTAGGGTTTTGCGATGATATATGGAAAAGCAAAAGCCAAGATGAGAAAGCCATTAGCATATTCAGGATCCTGGGCAagaaaaagtttgttttgttcTTGGATGATGTGTGGGAGCGGTTTGATCTCTTAAAGGTGGGGATTCCACTGCCAAACCAACAAAATAATTCCAAGCTTGTATTTACGACACGATCTGAAGAGGTTTGTGGCCGCATGGGAGCTCACAGGCGAATAAAAGTTGAGTGTTTGGCATGGAAGCAAGCCTGGGACTTGTTTCAAAACATGGTAGGAGAAGATACCCTTAATTCTCATCCTGAAATACCTCAGCTAGCTGAAACTATTGTGAAGGAGTGTCTCGGATTGCCACTAGCACTTGTTACCACAGGTCGGACCATGGCTTGCAAGAAAGCACCTCAAGAATGGAAATTTGCAATTAAAATGTTACAAAGTTCATCCTCAAGTTTTCCAG ACAATGACATCTTCAAAGAAGACTTAATCGACTGTTGGATTTGTGAGGGGTTTTTAGATGAATTTGATGACAGGGATGGAGCTCGAAACCAAGGTTTTGACATTATTGGTTCCCTTATTCGCGCATGCCTCTTAGAGGAGAGTAGAGAATATTTTGTGAAAATGCATGATGTGATCCGTGATATGGCATTATGGATAGCTTGCGAATGTGGGAGAGTTAAGGACAAATTTTTGGTTCAAGCAGGTGCTGGTTTGACTGAATTACCTGAGATTGGAAAATGGAAAGGAGTTGAGAGGATGTCATTGATGAGCAACCATATCGAGAAATTAACACAAGTTCCTACATGCCCGAATCTCTTGACCTTGTTTCTCAATAATAACAGCTTGGAGGTGATCACTGATGGCTTCTTCCAACACATGCCTCGGCTTCAAGTTTTGAACCTGTCATGGAGCAGAGTAAGTGAACTACCCACTGAAATATTTAGATTGGTTTCGCTACGATATCTTGACCTCTCATGGACATGCATATCACATTTGCCAAATGAGTTTAAGAACTtggtgaatttgaaatatttgaacttGGATTATACACAACAACTTGGTATAATTCCAAGGCATGTAGTATCAAGTATGTCAAGGCTGCAAGTGCTGAAAATGTTTCACTGTGGTTTCTATGGAGTCGGTGAAGATAATGTATTGTCTGATGGGAATGAAGCCTTGGTGAACGAATTGGAGTGTTTGAACAACTTGTGTGATTTAAGTATCACCATAAGAAGTGCCTCTGCTCTCCAAAGGTGTTTATGCTCTGAAAAGATAGAGGGCTGTACCCAAGATTTATTCCTCCAGTTTTTCAATGGTTTGAACTCTCTTGACATATCATTTCTAGAAAATATGAAGCGGCTTGATACGCTTCACATCAGTGATTGTACTACTTTAGCAGATTTGAACATCAATGGGACAGATGAAGGACAGGAGATACTAACATCTGACAATTATCTTGATAACTCAAAGATCACCAGCTTGAAAAACTTTCACAGTCTCCGCTCTGTACGAATCGAAAGGTGCCTGATGTTGAAGGACCTAACATGGCTAGTTTTTGCTCCAAACCTTGTCAATCTTTGGATTGTATTTTGCCGTAACATTGAGCAAGTTATAGACAGTGGTAAATGGGTTGAAGCTGCAGAGGGAAGAAACATGAGTCCATTTGCTAAACTTGAAGAccttattttaattgatttaccAAAATTGAAGAGCATCTATAGAAACACCCTGGCATTCCCTTGCTTGAAAGAAGTCCGAGTGCATTGTTGCCCCAAGTTGAAGAAGCTGCCACTCAATTCCAATAGTGCTAAGGGACGTGGAATGGTGATTTATGGAGAAAAGGACTGGAGTAATGAGCTGGAATGGGAGGATGAAGCCGCTCACAATGCTTTTCTTCCTTGCTTTAGATCCTGGTGA